Below is a genomic region from Halorussus salinus.
TCACGGACGACGAGGGGCGACTCCTCTGCGTCTACAGTCCGGTCCGCGACGAGTGGGAGACGCCCGGCGGTGCTGGGGAGTCCGGCGAGCGCCCCGAGGAGACCGCCCGCCGGGAGGCCCGCGAGGAGACCGGTGTCGAGTGCGAACTGACGGGCGTCCTCCAGACGCGACTGATGGAACTCGACCTCGGAGAACCCGAACTGCTGGCGATTCCGGTCGTGGAGTTCACCGGGCGCGTCGTCGGCGGGGAGGCACTTTCGGGAGGCGAAATCGAGGACCACGGCGAGATTTCGGACCTCGACTGGTTCGGTCCCGACGAGCTACCGAGCCACGTCCGAGAGTACGAGCAGAAGGTCGCGCACCTACGGTCGCTGGACTGACGCAGGACGCGAAGACAGAGAGTTTACACGCCGGTCGAGTACCGCAGAATCCCGGCGACGCCGCCGAACGCCGACTGCAACTGCTCGCCCTTCTCGAAGTCGGTCGAGATAAACTTCGTCTCGGTGCCCCGCTGGTCGGCGATGTTCATCAGGAACTCGATGGCGTCCTCGCGCTCGTCGGCTTCGACCTCCGACCCGTCCTCGCAGGTGTGAGTGGGCGTGTCTTGGCGCTGGTCGACGAACTCGTACTCCTCTTTGTCGCCGCAGTCGTAGACCACCACGTCCTTCCGGAGGTCCTCGCTGAGGAGCAGTCGGTCTACCGACCCCATGACGAGGTTCTGGCGAGTCGGCTCGAAGCCGTAGGTCGCCTTGTTGCCGTCGTGGAGCTGTTTGAAGAACTCCTCCATCTCGTTCTTGTCCTTCATCACCTCGGCGTCGGCCAGCGCGTCTTCGGCGTTGTCCACGAGGTCGTAGAGACCAGACTCGTCGGTGTAGGCCACGTCGAACTTGCCCAGCACTTGGTCCTGAAGCTCGTGGTGGAGGTAGTCGCCGTCCAAGAACTCGTCTTTGGTCGGCGAGGGACCGCCGACGAGGACGCCGTCGAGTTCTCCTCGCTTCGGGACGAACAGGTCGTTGGCCATCTCGGCGACCTCCTGATAGAAGTTGTCGATGGCTTCGAGTCGCAGGCGGGCGAAACGCTGGGCGGACTGACCACCTTTGCGCTGTTTGCCCGGCACCAGCGACGAGGCCGATTTGACTGGTTCGACCCGCTTGCCCTTCAGCCACCCGACGTTGG
It encodes:
- a CDS encoding NUDIX hydrolase yields the protein MVSHHRTEIGREVRARAEEVFAGVESRWDDVPRLNPLTVEPLPDDDATFPDSAAAFFDRFYPYAAGAAVTDDEGRLLCVYSPVRDEWETPGGAGESGERPEETARREAREETGVECELTGVLQTRLMELDLGEPELLAIPVVEFTGRVVGGEALSGGEIEDHGEISDLDWFGPDELPSHVREYEQKVAHLRSLD
- the prf1 gene encoding peptide chain release factor aRF-1 gives rise to the protein MSEQEGEQSDRKKYEFQKVIEDLRDYEGSGTQLVTIYIPPDKQISDVVAHVTQEHSEASNIKSKQTRTNVQDALTSIKDRLRYYDTYPPDNGIVIFSGAIDSGGGRTEMVTKVLENPPDPVQSFRYHCDSAFLTEPLEGMLADKGLYGLIVLDRREANVGWLKGKRVEPVKSASSLVPGKQRKGGQSAQRFARLRLEAIDNFYQEVAEMANDLFVPKRGELDGVLVGGPSPTKDEFLDGDYLHHELQDQVLGKFDVAYTDESGLYDLVDNAEDALADAEVMKDKNEMEEFFKQLHDGNKATYGFEPTRQNLVMGSVDRLLLSEDLRKDVVVYDCGDKEEYEFVDQRQDTPTHTCEDGSEVEADEREDAIEFLMNIADQRGTETKFISTDFEKGEQLQSAFGGVAGILRYSTGV